Sequence from the Gemmatimonadaceae bacterium genome:
GGCTGGTGAGGTTTCCTGCCAGCGTGTTCACGTTGTCCGTGAGGTCCTTCCACGTTCCCGCGACCCCCGGCACTTCCGCCTGTCCGCCGAGGTTTCCTTCCGTACCTACTTCCCTGGCGACACGCGTCACTTCGGACGAGAACGCCGAGAGCTGGTCCACCATGATGTTGATCGTGTTCTTCAGCTCGAGGATCTCGCCCCTCACGTCCACCGTCATCTTGCGCGACAGGTCTCCGCGCGCCACGGCGGTCGTCACGTCGGCAATGTTGCGCACCTGGCCGGTGAGGTTCGACGCCATGAAGTTCACGTTGTCGGTCAGGTCCTTCCACGTGCCTGCGACTCCCGGCACCTGCGCCTGTCCGCCGAGTCGCCCTTCGGTTCCTACCTCCCTCGCCACGCGCGTCACTTCGCCGGCAAACACCGAGAGCTGGTCCACCATCGTATTGATAGTGCTCTTCAGTTCGAGCACCTCGCCCTGCGCATCGGCGGTGATCTTCCTCGACAGGTCTCCCTTGGCGACAGCCGTCGTCACGTCGGCGATGTTTCGGATCTGACCGGTGAGGTTCGAGGCCATGGCGTTCACATTGTCCGTGAGGTCCTTCCACGTTCCACCGGCGCCCAGCACCTCCGCTTGGCCTCCCAGCTTTCCTTCCGTTCCTACTTCCTTCGCTACGCGCGTCACTTCAGCGGCGAAAGCTGAAAGCTGATCCACCATCGTATTGATAGTGCTCTTCAGCTCGAGCACCTCGCCCTGCGCATCGGCGGTGATTTTTCTCGACAGATCTCCCTTTGCGACAGCCGTCGTCACGTCGGCGATGTTTCTCACCTGGCCAGTGAGATTCGAGGCCATGAAGTTCACGTTGTCGGTGAGGTCCTTCCACGTGCCTGCGACTCCCGGCACCTGCGCCTGTCCGCCGAGCTTTCCTTCGGTTCCCACCTCGCGCGCCACACGAGTCACTTCCGAGGCGAAGCCCGAAAGCTGATCCACCATCGTGTTGATCGTGTTCTTCAGCTCGAGCGTCTCGCCTTTCGCCTCCACCGTGATCTTGCGACTCAGGTCTCCTTTAGCCACCGCCGTCGTCACGTCGGCGATGTTTCGCACCTGACTCGTGAGGTTGTCTGCCAGAGTGTTCACGTTGTCGGTGATATCCTTCCACGTTCCGGCTACGCCCGGCACGTTCGCCTGTCCGCCCAGCCGTCCTTCCGTACCCACCTCGCGCGCCACTCGAGTCGCTTCGGAGGCGAATCCCGAGAGCTGATCCACCATCGTGTTGATCGTGTTCTTGAGCTCGAGGATCTCGCCCTTGGCGTCCGCCGTGATCTTTCTCGACAGATCGCCTCGCGCCACCGCCGTCGTTACGTCGGCGATGTTTCGCACCTGGCCAGTCAGGTTGCTGGCCATGAAGTTCACGTTGTCCGTGAGATCCTTCCACGTCCCGCCGACTCCCGGCACATTCGCCTGTCCGCCCAGCCGTCCTTCCGTTCCTACTTCGCGAGCCACCCGAGTCACTTCAGAAGCAAAAGCACCGAGCTGATCGACGAGCGTGTTCACCGTCGTTCCAATTCGCAGGAATTCGCCCTGCACCGATTTGCCGTCGATCACCAGCGTCATCTTCTGCTGCAGATCGCCTTCGGCAACGGCGGTCAGCACTCGCGCAACTTCGCTTGTCGGCGATACGAGATCGGTGATCAGAGCGTTGATCGAGCTGGTGATGGTCGCCCATCCGCCGGTCGCCCGCCCGATCGAGGCGCGCTCGTTCATCTGCCCTTCGCGCCCGATCGTCGTGCTGACCCGCACGGACTCTGCGGCGAGTCTCTCACTTCGCTCGGCGATTCCGTTGAAGGCCGACGCGATGTCGTCGAGCAGTGGATCGGCCGCTCCAGGGAGGCGCACCGAGAAGTCGCCGTCGCGCATGTCGCGCAACGCCGTCAGAAGCTCCGCCAGCCCGGAGGAGGAATCACCGTCGTCACCTTTCCCGTTGCGGCGCGGTTTCGTCGCCGCAACGCCGGAACGGGGCTGCTTGCGAGAGCGCCTGGATGGCGCCTCACTCTGCTGCTGAGTATCGATTGTATCGCCGATTTCCACGCCCTGCTCCTGAACTAAAGATGTACGATCTGCCCATCGCCGTATGAGTGCGCGCGACCGGCCTGGCGCGTAAGGGGCGCCGGACGGGTTGGATTGCACTTACCTATTCAAGAGTGGGACCGCTTTTCGCGGGTCCCTTACGATAGAAGGGACTCCAGCCACCCTTTTGCCTTCATCCCTGACGGCGTCAGGGTGACCTGGGGTCACCAGATCCCAGTCGAGTCCGGATATGGTGAGATTCTCGCCAGTCGTCCCGGTCCCGATCGGATGACCTTCCTCCTGCAGGGCACGGATCCGCTCCACCGAGAATATGCATACCGCGCGGTCCGGCCCGCCGTGGTGCCTGGTGTCGGCCTGGCTGTCGCCGAACAACCCGTAAGTCGTGACGAGAGCTTCGGGCATCGGAAGCTTGGGAACTCCGCCCGCCGAGCAGTTGATCGAGAAAAGCAGTCCGCTTTCCGTCACCCGTCTCCTGCCATCATCAGTCGCACCGGTATGCCGCCGTTGGTGGTCCTGAACACCTCTCGTAACTCGACCCTCAGCTGTGCGTCGAGCAATTTGTCCGCAGAAAGTAGCGCCATCCGGTATCCGTGCGCACGATTCCGCAGAATTTTGCCGAGCTGGGAGTAGAGATTCCTCAGCGGGCCCGATTCGCCGACCCGAAGGCCGTACGGAGGATTGGTGACGATCCATCCGGGCTGGTCCGGGATCTCCGCCGCAGACACCGCGTGTTTGCCGATCTCGATGTCCCCTTCCACACCGGCCCGTGCGGCGTTCGCCTTCGCCGCCTCCACTGCACCGGCATCCCGGTCTGACGCAATGATCGGCCCCGGCGCCTTCGACAGCTGTGACTCCCTCGCCGCGGCAATCGAATCCTCCCACGCGTCCGCGTCGTGATTCGGCCAGTTTTCGAACGCGAATCTCCGCCCGATACCCGGTGCCATTTGCCGCGCCATCATCGCGCCCTCTATGGCGATCGTCCCCGAGCCGCACATCGGGTCCACCAGCGGGCTGACGCGATCCCATTCGCTCCCCGCGAGCATCGCCGCGGCGATCGTCTCGCGAAGGGGTGCTTTCGCCACCGCCTGTCTGTATCCGCGCCGATGCAGCAGCGCACCCGAGCTGTCAGCGCTCACCGTGCAGACGTCGTGAGCGATGCGAACGATGAAGAGCTGTCCGGCGGCGTCTCCACCGTCGTCAACATCGTCACCGGTCTCGTCCTCCACTTTCTTCGCCCCCAACTGGCGCTCCGCGGCCTTCGCCAGTCGCTCCGCCACAGCGTCGGAGTGGTACAGCCGCGACTTCTTGCAGGTGACGCGAAACCGCACCTGCTCACCCGCGGAGACAAAGCGCGCCCAGTCCATTCGCTTGGCGCGGCGCTCCAGCTCGTGAAAGCTGCTGGCGTGAAATTCGTCCATGCGAACGATCACGCGGTTCGCGATGCGCGACCAGAGATTGACCCGCCTCACATCGGCCACCGTGCCGGTGAACGACACTCCCCCCGGAGTTGTCGTTCCACGAGGGAGATTCAGCTGGCGCAGCTCCTCCGCCAGAAGTCCTTCCAGTCCAGGCGCAGTCATCGCGAACAGTTGCAGCGAACCCTTCGATTTCGATTTCACCTCACAAAGCTACCGAACCGCTCCGTTCGATGAACATGACCCAGCGGAATGCTTCATGCGAATGCCGGATACGTGATGATGAAGGCAAACAAGGCCGAGGCCCGTGCTCTGCTGCGCGAGCGCTTTGGCCATGATGATTTTCGCAGAGGCCAGTGGGAGCCGATCAAAGCCGTGCTCGATGGCCGCGACGCACTCGTCGTGATGCCAACGGGCAGCGGCAAGTCGGTCATCTACCAGCTTGCGGCGCTCGCCCAGCCCGGCCTCACCGTTGTCGTTAGTCCGCTGATCGCGCTGATGAAGGATCAACAGGACAAGCTGTCGGCACAGGGTGTTGATGCTGTCGCGATGCATTCGCATCTTTCGACCGGCGAGGCGCGTGAGGCGCACCGGCAGATCGAGGCTGGCGAAGGCGAGCTGCTCTACCTCACGCCAGAGCGATTCAAGGATCGCGATTTCTTCGAGCGGCTGATGTCGCGCCACGTCGGACTCTTCGTGATAGATGAAGCGCACTGCGTGAGCCAGTGGGGACACGACTTCCGTCCCGATTACCTCAGTCTCGGCTCCATCGCCAAGCGGCTGGGAAGGCCGCCGATAGTGGCACTCACGGCGACCGCGACGCAGGAAGTGCAGGACGACATCGTCCGCCAGCTCGGGATGCAGGATCCGCACGTCACGATTACCGGCTTCGCGCGCCCGAATCTGCGATTCGAAGTCCGGCGCACAGTCAACGACGGGATCAAGGACACGATCGTCGAGCAGATCCTCACCGAGAGCGAGGGCTCGGGCGTGATCTACGTGGCGACCGTCAGGGAAGCGGAGCGTCTCTACAAGCAGTTCTCCGAACGCCACAGCGTCGGCCTGTATCATGGCAGGCGTCCCGCCGCCGACCGCAAACAGGTGCAGGATGCGTTCATGAACGGCGACATCAAGGCCATAATCGCCACCAACGCGTTCGGGCTCGGCATAGATAAGCAGGGCATCCGCTTCGTCGTGCATTACCACTTCCCCGGCTCGATCGAGTCTTACTACCAGGAAGCCGGCCGCGCGGGACGTGATGGCCTCCCCGCGACGTGCACAGTTCTCTACAGGGTGGAGGACCGCCGCATCCAGTCCTACTTTCTGGGCGGCAAATACCCGGAGGTCGAGGAAGCCGCCAAGGTCGCGCTCGCGCTCGAGAAGTACCCGCTCGACACACCGGTGCTGCTCAGCGACATCACCGACATCACCGAAGTCCCTCAGCGCAAGGCGAAGATCGTGTTCGCACTCCTCAAGCGCCACGGACTGGTGCGCGAGCACCGCGGCGGCCGCTGGCAACGTCTCCAGGACAACCTCACGTCATGCGACCTGAGCAATGACCTCACCGACTACGAGGAGCGCCGCGCCAACGATCAGAAGAAGCTTCGCACAATCATAGACTTCTGCCAGACCACCGGCTGCCGCACGCGATTCATCCTGGAGCACTTCGGAGAAGATGTCTCGAGCGACTGGTCGTGCGGCAACTGCGATGCGTGCGACGCACGGGCCATCTGGAATTCGGGAGAGATGCGTATCGCCTGACCAGGCGCCCGAGGTTGCCCGGATTTCGGCCCTTTGCCTCAGGCGCCAACCAGACTCGCGTTCAATGTCAGCTCGACGTTTCCATGAAACGCCTTCGATACCGGACACCCGGTGAGCATTGCGTTGGCAATCTCCTGGAACTTAGCCTGGTCAACACCGGGAACCGTCGCCTTCACGTCGAGGTGAATCTTCGATATGCGGAACCCGCCATCGGCGGCTTCAACCGTGCACGCGGCTTCCGTCTCGACGCTTGCCGGCGGTGTGCCGTTCTTCTCCAGCCCTCCGCTCAGCGCCATGCTGTAGCACGCGGCCTCAGCGGCGGCTAAGAGTTCCTCCGGGTTCGAGCCAACTCCGCTCTCGAAGCGCGAGCTGAAGTTGTACTGCCCGCCGATCGATCCGCTCTCACCCTTGAAGCTTCCTTTTCCACCCTTGAGGCCACCTTCCCACCTTGCACTCGATTTCCGCGTTGGCATTCTGGATTACCCAGTTTCAATGTCGCTACTGCACCGTCTTCGAGAACCTGATCACACTGAACGTGATCAGCGCGACGGCGAACACGGAAAGCACGAGAGTTTCGTGCCACAGGTGGCTGAACCCGATGCCCCGCAGGAGAATGCCCCGCAGAATTTCGAGGTAGTACGTGAGCGGAAGGGCGAGCCCCAGCCACTGGGCAGCTACCGGCATCGCATCCCTCGGAAACATGAATCCCGAGAGCAGGATGTTCGGCATCAGAAAGAACACGCTGAGCTGCATCGCCTGGATCTGCGTCTTCACCATGGTCGATATGAGAAGCCCGATCGCCAGGTTCGCGACGATGAAAGTGGCGCTCAACACGTACAACAGCAGAAGGCTTCCTCTTACCGGCACGTTGAACATCAGCTTGCCGATTATCAGCACGCTCGTCATCTGCACGTACGCCACGATGACGAACGGAACCAGCTTCCCGAGGATGATGCTCGTCTTGCTGATCGGCGTCACTACGAGCTGCTCGAAGGTGCCCCGCTCGCGCTCGCGCACCACCGCGATCGCCGTGATCATCAACAGGGTCAGACTGAGCAGCACGCCGATCAGGCCGGGCACGATGTACACCTCGCTTCGCAGAGCCGGATTGTACCACGGCCGCACTCGCACCTCGAGCGGCAGCGGCCTGCTCGCCGCGGCGGGATTCAGCGCCATCGCCCGCACCGATGCCGCGAGCGACGCACCGCCGATCGCCGCAGATGATGCCAGCGGATCGGCTGCGTCCACGATCACCTGCGCCTGCGCCGTACGGCCACGCTTGATGTCCTTCTGGAAATCCGGTGGGATCACGATCGCCGCTCGCGCGCGCCCCGACTCGATCGCACCCTTCACCTCATCGTAGCTCGAAACGGACCCGATAACGCGAAAGTTCTGCGTCTGCTCCATGACCGCTACGAGCGCACGGCTCTCCAGGGAATGCGAATAGTCCAGCACCACCATCGGCAGATGACGCACCTCCATCCGAATGGCATACCCGAACATCAGCAGCTGAATCACAGGAAGCACGAACATCAGCGCGAACGTCAGCCGGTCGCGCCGCATCTGGATGAACTCCTTTCGCAGCATCGGCCAGATGGTGCTTCCGCGCAGTGTATCCCGCGGCGTCAAACGCCCACCCCCTCGTCACGCCGCTGAAGCTCGATGAACACGTCCTCGATGCTCTTCTGCCCGAACTGCCGCGTCACTTCATCGGTCGTCCCCAGCGCGATGAGATGACCCCTCGAAAGAAATGCGACACGCTGGCATTTCTCCGCCTCATCCATGTAATGAGTGGTGACGAGAATCGTCGTCCCGTTCTTCGCCAGGCCGTAGATGATGTCCCAGAACCTCCGCCGCGCCGCGGGATCCACTCCCGCCGTCGGCTCGTCGAGGAAGAGAACCACCGGCTTGTGAGCGATCGCGCACGCCAGCGCCAGGCGCTGCTTGAACCCGCCGCTGAGCGCGGACACCATCTGGTCCTTTCGCTCCACCAGATCCAACTCCGATAAGAGCCCGGCGATTCTGTCCTTCCTTGCCTTCCCCTTGAGTCCGTACACGGCCGCGTAGAAATCCAGGTTCTCGAGAGCAGTCATGTCGTCGTATAAACCGAACTTCTGCGACATGTAGCCGATGTTCCTGCGGATCTCCTCCGATTGTGTGCGCACGTCGAACCCGGCGACTGTCGCCGACCCCGACGTTGGCTCGAGCAGCCCGCACAGCATCCGGATCGTCGTCGTCTTGCCAGACCCGTTCGGGCCGAGCATTCCGACCACCTCGCCCTTCGTGACTGTCAGCGTGAGATCTTCCACCGCGACGA
This genomic interval carries:
- a CDS encoding ABC transporter ATP-binding protein codes for the protein MTSPAGKADRGTADSAPAIKLDHLRREFGSLVAVEDLTLTVTKGEVVGMLGPNGSGKTTTIRMLCGLLEPTSGSATVAGFDVRTQSEEIRRNIGYMSQKFGLYDDMTALENLDFYAAVYGLKGKARKDRIAGLLSELDLVERKDQMVSALSGGFKQRLALACAIAHKPVVLFLDEPTAGVDPAARRRFWDIIYGLAKNGTTILVTTHYMDEAEKCQRVAFLSRGHLIALGTTDEVTRQFGQKSIEDVFIELQRRDEGVGV
- a CDS encoding ATP-dependent DNA helicase RecQ, yielding MMKANKAEARALLRERFGHDDFRRGQWEPIKAVLDGRDALVVMPTGSGKSVIYQLAALAQPGLTVVVSPLIALMKDQQDKLSAQGVDAVAMHSHLSTGEAREAHRQIEAGEGELLYLTPERFKDRDFFERLMSRHVGLFVIDEAHCVSQWGHDFRPDYLSLGSIAKRLGRPPIVALTATATQEVQDDIVRQLGMQDPHVTITGFARPNLRFEVRRTVNDGIKDTIVEQILTESEGSGVIYVATVREAERLYKQFSERHSVGLYHGRRPAADRKQVQDAFMNGDIKAIIATNAFGLGIDKQGIRFVVHYHFPGSIESYYQEAGRAGRDGLPATCTVLYRVEDRRIQSYFLGGKYPEVEEAAKVALALEKYPLDTPVLLSDITDITEVPQRKAKIVFALLKRHGLVREHRGGRWQRLQDNLTSCDLSNDLTDYEERRANDQKKLRTIIDFCQTTGCRTRFILEHFGEDVSSDWSCGNCDACDARAIWNSGEMRIA
- a CDS encoding OsmC family peroxiredoxin; its protein translation is MPTRKSSARWEGGLKGGKGSFKGESGSIGGQYNFSSRFESGVGSNPEELLAAAEAACYSMALSGGLEKNGTPPASVETEAACTVEAADGGFRISKIHLDVKATVPGVDQAKFQEIANAMLTGCPVSKAFHGNVELTLNASLVGA
- a CDS encoding ABC transporter permease, whose product is MTPRDTLRGSTIWPMLRKEFIQMRRDRLTFALMFVLPVIQLLMFGYAIRMEVRHLPMVVLDYSHSLESRALVAVMEQTQNFRVIGSVSSYDEVKGAIESGRARAAIVIPPDFQKDIKRGRTAQAQVIVDAADPLASSAAIGGASLAASVRAMALNPAAASRPLPLEVRVRPWYNPALRSEVYIVPGLIGVLLSLTLLMITAIAVVRERERGTFEQLVVTPISKTSIILGKLVPFVIVAYVQMTSVLIIGKLMFNVPVRGSLLLLYVLSATFIVANLAIGLLISTMVKTQIQAMQLSVFFLMPNILLSGFMFPRDAMPVAAQWLGLALPLTYYLEILRGILLRGIGFSHLWHETLVLSVFAVALITFSVIRFSKTVQ
- a CDS encoding MOSC domain-containing protein translates to MTESGLLFSINCSAGGVPKLPMPEALVTTYGLFGDSQADTRHHGGPDRAVCIFSVERIRALQEEGHPIGTGTTGENLTISGLDWDLVTPGHPDAVRDEGKRVAGVPSIVRDPRKAVPLLNR